A stretch of Lactuca sativa cultivar Salinas chromosome 6, Lsat_Salinas_v11, whole genome shotgun sequence DNA encodes these proteins:
- the LOC111891216 gene encoding protein MLN51 homolog yields MQKFTRYSELNACLLVAEQNNELLMKNHESLPTGSVALPEENTTNTYGNRNNTRGRGRGRGRGRGRGYFNRNQSHNQNHNFGRGQGNNRGRGQKRHNYQSSQISNVHTQDKTKVSKHDAGTSQKSDGSCYRCGSIGHWSRTCRTPENLCQLYQESIKGKGKEANLIDNVEFTPLNVADFCNDMENIN; encoded by the coding sequence ATGCAAAAGTTCACAAGATATTCTGAACTAAATGCATGCCTGCTTGTTGCAGAGCAAAACAACGAGCTCTTGATGAAAAACCATGAATCTCTTCCAACAGGATCAGTAGCACTTCCTGAAGAAAATACTACAAATACTTATGGTAATCGAAACAATACACGTGGACGAGGGCGTGGTCGTGGCAGAGGACGAGGCCGTGGCTATTTTAATCGAAACCAAAGCCATAATCAAAACCATAATTTTGGTCGTGGACAAGGTAATAATCGTGGTCGCGGCCAGAAAAGACATAATTATCAATCTTCACAAATAAGCAATGTCCATACACAAGATAAGACCAAAGTGTCAAAACATGATGCTGGGACGTCACAAAAATCAGATGGTTCATGTTATAGATGTGGTAGCATAGGTCATTGGTCAAGGACCTGTCGCACACCTGAAAATCTTTGTCAACTTTATCAAGAGTCcattaaaggaaaaggaaaagaagcAAACCTCATTGATAATGTTGAATTCACTCCGCTAAATGTTGCTGATTTCTGCAATGACATggaaaacataaactaa
- the LOC111891217 gene encoding uncharacterized protein LOC111891217 yields the protein MTIIVMLLLIPILNIEDNMEFHLLLGFYIMSNIAKLEFAALEVSGKNYVPWMIDVKMHLESMGITNAIYEFNNCLAQEKAKAQVFLRKHIDEMLRFEYLDVTDPSILWNLLKERFDRQKEVILPNARDEWRTLRFQDFKKVNEYNSALFRICSQLKYCGQEVTDEDML from the exons ATGACTATAATAGTCATGTTACTTCTCATCCCAATTCTTAACATCGAAGATAATATGGAATTTCATCTACTTTTAGGCTT ttACATTATGTCTAACATTGCAAAGCTCGAGTTTGCAGCACTTGAAGTTAGTGGGAAAAACTATGTGCCATGGATGATAGATGTAAAAATGCATCTTGAGTCCATGGGAATCACAAATGCTATATACGAATTTAATAATTGCTTGGCACAAGAAAAAGCAAAAGCACAAGTTTTCCTTCGTAAGCATATTGATGAAATGTTGAGATTTGAATATCTTGATGTTACTGATCCAAGTATTCTCTGGAATCTTTTGAAAGAAAGATTTGATCGTCAAAAGGAAGTTATACTTCCAAATGCTAGAGATGAATGGAGAACACTGAGGTTTCAAGACTTCAAGAAAGTGAATGAATACAACTCAGCTTTGTTCAGAATATGTTCACAACTCAAGTATTGTGGACAAGAAGTTACTGATGAAGATATGCTATAG